Part of the Vicingaceae bacterium genome, ATTTTGGAAAATAATCAAGTAAAGAAATTAATCCCATGAGCAAAATAAAATTTGGAGTAATTGGTCAAGGACATATTGGCAAACGCCATGCAGAAATGATCAGGAGAAATCCCGATTGCGAACTGGTAGCCGTTGCCGATGTGTTGCCACCTGAAGAATTGGGACTTACGGATATAAAAGAGAAATTTTACACGGATGCAACAGAAATGATCAAACAACATCCCGAAATAGATGTGATTAATGTTTGTACGCCAAATGGCTTGCATGCAACCCATGCACTTCTGGCACTTGACCATAAAAAACATGTAGTGGTTGAGAAACCTATGGCTTTGACAAAAGCCGATTGTGAAAAAATTATCTACAAGGCGCTTCAAATGCATAAACATGTTTTTTGTGTGATGCAGAACCGTTATTCTCCTCCTTCGGTATGGATTAAAGAAGTAGTAGAAAAAAAGATATTGGGAGATATTTATATGGTTCAAATCAATTGTTATTGGAACCGCGATGAAAGATATTACAAAAAAGGAGGATGGAAAGGCACAGCCACTCTCGACGGGGGTACTTTGTTTACGCAATTTTCGCATTTTATCGATATTATGTATTGGTTGTTTGGTGATATCAAGGATATTGAAGGGAAATTTGCCGATTTTAACCATCAGACAATGACGGAGTTTGAAGATAGTGGTATTGTCAATTTTAAGTTTGTCAATGGAGGAATTGGATGTTTGAATTATAGTACTGCTGTGTGGGATAAAAATTTGGAAAGCAGTATGACCATCATTGGTAGTAAAGGCAGTGTCAAGATCGGGGGGCAATATATGGACAAAGTGGAGTATTGTCACATTGAAAATTATCAAATGCCCGAACTGCCTCCAACCAATCCGGCAAATGATTATGGACATTACAAGGGATCGGCCAACAACCATGGATTTGTGATACAAAATGTGGTCGATACATTAAAAGGCAATACTTCCATGACGACCAATGCTCTTGAAGGATTGAAGGTCGTTGATATAATTGAAAGAATTTATGAAATAAGAAATAAAACTTTTCAAAAAAATCAAAAATGATTTACGATAAACTCATCAACAAAGAAGAAAAACTGGCTGTTATAGGGCTGGGATATGTGGGACTTCCGATAGCCCTAGAATTTGCCAAAAAAATTAAAGTGATTGGTTTTGACATCAATGAAGAAAGAATCAAAATGATGCAAAACCGAATAGATCCCTCTCACGAGCTTCCCTCAGAAGCTTTCGATGGCTGTGATATTGAGTTTACTGCTGATACCGGAGTTCTCAAACAAGCAAAATTTTTCATAGTGGCAGTGCCCACACCTATCGACGAGCATAAGCTGCCCGACTTGAAACCTTTGCTGTCTGCTTCAAAAACCGTAGGAGAATGCTTGAAAAAGGGTGATTATGTGGTTTTTGAATCGACAGTTTACCCGGGCTGTACAGAAGAAGATTGTGTGCCGGTTTTGGAAAAATTTTCAGGGCTTAAATTCAAAGAAGATTTTAAAGTGGGATATTCTCCCGAGAGAATAAATCCCGGAGATCAGGTTCATACCTTACCTAATATCATAAAAGTGGTTTCGGGATGCGATGATGAATCTTTGGATCAAATAGCCAAGGTGTATGAGATAGTGGTAAAAGCCGGTGTACATAGGGCTCCTTCGATCAAAGTGGCAGAAGCAGCCAAAGTAATCGAAAACACTCAAAGAGATGTGAACATTGCATTGATGAATGAATTATCCATAATATTCAACCGCATGGGAATCAATACCTATGATGTGTTGGAGGCAGCAGGCACCAAATGGAATTTTTTAAAATTTTATCCGGGATTGGTGGGAGGACACTGCATAGGAGTAGATCCTTATTACCTGTCATATAAAGCCAAAGAATACGGTTATCATGCACAAATAATCAATGCGGGAAGATTTGTTAACGACAGCATGGGGCCGTATATTGCCAAACAAACGGTTAAAAAAATCATTGCATCAGGAAAAGACATCAGGTTGTCAAGAGTTTTGGTAATGGGGGCTACTTTCAAGGAAAATGTCAGTGATATAAGAAACTCAAAAGTTGCTGATGTGGTCAATGAATTAAAATCTTTCGGCGTGAATGTGGAGGTTGTCGATCCGCATGCCGATCCAGAAGAGTTAAAACATGAATATGGATTTTCGTTGGTAGAAAAACCGGGTGAAGGGTATGATGCCGTGATTGTGGCCGTGGCTCATGATGAGTATAAAGATTTAAATGAAGAGTATTTCAAAAGTTTATTGAGCGAAGGCGGTTTATTGGTTGATGTAAAAGGTATATACCGCGGCAAAATTAAAAATACACCTTATTGGAGCTTATAAAAATGAAGAATTTAAATAATCAATATCAAAAAAGAATTCTTATTACCGGAGGTGCCGGATTTATTGGATCGCATGCCGTAAGGCACTTCGTAAAAAAATTCCCGGAATATCTGATCGTCAATCTTGATAAATTGACCTATGCGGGCAATTTGGAAAATCTGAAGGATATTGAGGATTATTCTAATTATGTTTTTATCAGGGGAGACATCAAAGATTTTGATTTGGTAAAGAGTATATTTGATAAATATCAAATAGATGCGGTGATTCATCTTGCCGCCGAATCACATGTTGACCGGAGCATCATGAATCCTTTGGAATTTATGAAAACCAATGTTGAAGGAACACTGGTTTTATTGCACAATGCCCTGTTGAGTTGGGAAAAAGATTTTACAAACAAATTGTTTTATCACATCTCTACCGATGAAGTATTCGGATCTTTGGGACAAGAGGGATATTTCAGGGAAGATACCAAATATGATCCACGCAGTCCTTATTCTGCTTCAAAAGCATCGTCCGATCATTTTGTCAGATCCTATTTTCACACTTATGGATTACCTGTGATCATCACCAATTGTTCTAATAATTACGGACCTTATCAATTTCCGGAGAAGTTAATTCCTTTGATGATTCACAATATTTTGAAACGAAAACCATTGCCTGTCTATGGTACCGGTGAAAATGTCAGAGATTGGCTATGGGTTGGTGATCATGTGGAGGCCATGGATATTGTTTTTCATAAAGGCACTCCCGGAGAATCATACAATATAGGAGGAAATAATGAATGGAAAAACATTGATTTGGTACGATTGATTTGCCGTTTGACAGATGAAAAAATCAATCCTGATACGCCCTCCGAAAATCTTATCACGTTTGTGACCGACCGTAAAGGGCATGACTTGCGTTATGCCATTGATGCTTCTAAAATCAAAAACGAACTTGGTTGGAAACCATCAATGGATTTTGAAGAGGGTTTAAGAAAAACAATTGATTGGTATCTTGAAAACAAAGATTGGGTAGAAAGAGTCACTTCCGGCGAATATTTGCATTATTATGAAAAGAATTATCATCATCGATAGCAATGAATCTTGAATTTTTTAATGGTAAAACCGTATTGGTTACCGGTTGTGCCGGCTTTATCGGATCTCATTTGGTAGAACGTTTGGCTGCTGCCGGTGCCAATGTGGTGGGGGTTGATAACTTATCCCGTGGGCAGTTAGACAATATTCGCCATCTTATTGATAAGGAAAAAATTAAATTTATCGAGGGGGATATTCAGGATTTTTCTTTGATGATGTCTGTTACCAAAAATTCAGAAATAGTTTTTCATCAAGCAGCTCTCGGATCGGTCAATGCTTCCATACAAAATCCTCTGGAAACACATGCGTCGAACAGCACCGGGTTTTTATGTTTATTGGAAACATGCAGACAAAACAATGTTTCGAAATTTATTTATGCGTCAAGTTCTTCGGTATATGGTGATTTAGAAACAGAAGTAAAAGTCGAGGAACAGGTGGGAAATCCTCTATCTCCCTATGCTGTCACAAAATTAACTGACGAGATGTATGCAAAAGTATATGCCGGTTTGTATCCAAATATGCAAATCACCGGTCTCAGATATTTTAACATATTTGGACCAAAACAAAATCCCAATGGCCCATATGCCGCGGCTATACCGATTTTTATTACGGCAGCTTTAAAAAACAAACCTGTGGAGATATATGGAGATGGTTTACAATCCAGGGATTTTACTTATGTGGAAAATGCCGTGAATGCAAACTTGCTGGCAGCAATGAAGAAAGTGAAAAGTGGTGAAGTATACAATGTGGCTTGCGGCGAAACTCATACCTTGCTGAAAGTATTGTCTATTATTGAAGAAATAACAGGAACCAAAATACAAAAAAAATTTTCACCTCCGCGGCAAGGAGATATACGATACTCACTGGCTTCCATTCAAAAAGCAAAAAGCGAATTGGGCTACTCGCCTCAAACCGGTTTACATGAAGGGCTTAAAAAAACGATTGATTGGTTTGAAATGTCTTTAAGATAAAAGCGTTTTTAGAATTTCCGATATTTTTTTCCCTTCTGCACGTCCGGCAAGTTTTTTGGTTGCAACGCCCATTACTTTGCCAAAATCTTTTGCTGAGGTTGCTCCGATTTCTTCAATGATTTTTTGCAATTCGGACTTAATTTGATTGTCATCCAGTTGTGCCGGTAAAAACTCTTCAATAATTTGGGCTTGTTTGATTTCTGTTTCTGCCAAATCTTCCCTGCCTTGAGATCGGTATATTTCAGCAGATTCTTTACGTTGTTTTACTAACTTTTGTAAAATTTTAATTTCTTC contains:
- a CDS encoding oxidoreductase; its protein translation is MSKIKFGVIGQGHIGKRHAEMIRRNPDCELVAVADVLPPEELGLTDIKEKFYTDATEMIKQHPEIDVINVCTPNGLHATHALLALDHKKHVVVEKPMALTKADCEKIIYKALQMHKHVFCVMQNRYSPPSVWIKEVVEKKILGDIYMVQINCYWNRDERYYKKGGWKGTATLDGGTLFTQFSHFIDIMYWLFGDIKDIEGKFADFNHQTMTEFEDSGIVNFKFVNGGIGCLNYSTAVWDKNLESSMTIIGSKGSVKIGGQYMDKVEYCHIENYQMPELPPTNPANDYGHYKGSANNHGFVIQNVVDTLKGNTSMTTNALEGLKVVDIIERIYEIRNKTFQKNQK
- the wbtE gene encoding UDP-N-acetyl-D-galactosamine dehydrogenase; translation: MIYDKLINKEEKLAVIGLGYVGLPIALEFAKKIKVIGFDINEERIKMMQNRIDPSHELPSEAFDGCDIEFTADTGVLKQAKFFIVAVPTPIDEHKLPDLKPLLSASKTVGECLKKGDYVVFESTVYPGCTEEDCVPVLEKFSGLKFKEDFKVGYSPERINPGDQVHTLPNIIKVVSGCDDESLDQIAKVYEIVVKAGVHRAPSIKVAEAAKVIENTQRDVNIALMNELSIIFNRMGINTYDVLEAAGTKWNFLKFYPGLVGGHCIGVDPYYLSYKAKEYGYHAQIINAGRFVNDSMGPYIAKQTVKKIIASGKDIRLSRVLVMGATFKENVSDIRNSKVADVVNELKSFGVNVEVVDPHADPEELKHEYGFSLVEKPGEGYDAVIVAVAHDEYKDLNEEYFKSLLSEGGLLVDVKGIYRGKIKNTPYWSL
- the rfbB gene encoding dTDP-glucose 4,6-dehydratase; its protein translation is MELIKMKNLNNQYQKRILITGGAGFIGSHAVRHFVKKFPEYLIVNLDKLTYAGNLENLKDIEDYSNYVFIRGDIKDFDLVKSIFDKYQIDAVIHLAAESHVDRSIMNPLEFMKTNVEGTLVLLHNALLSWEKDFTNKLFYHISTDEVFGSLGQEGYFREDTKYDPRSPYSASKASSDHFVRSYFHTYGLPVIITNCSNNYGPYQFPEKLIPLMIHNILKRKPLPVYGTGENVRDWLWVGDHVEAMDIVFHKGTPGESYNIGGNNEWKNIDLVRLICRLTDEKINPDTPSENLITFVTDRKGHDLRYAIDASKIKNELGWKPSMDFEEGLRKTIDWYLENKDWVERVTSGEYLHYYEKNYHHR
- the wbtF gene encoding epimerase — its product is MNLEFFNGKTVLVTGCAGFIGSHLVERLAAAGANVVGVDNLSRGQLDNIRHLIDKEKIKFIEGDIQDFSLMMSVTKNSEIVFHQAALGSVNASIQNPLETHASNSTGFLCLLETCRQNNVSKFIYASSSSVYGDLETEVKVEEQVGNPLSPYAVTKLTDEMYAKVYAGLYPNMQITGLRYFNIFGPKQNPNGPYAAAIPIFITAALKNKPVEIYGDGLQSRDFTYVENAVNANLLAAMKKVKSGEVYNVACGETHTLLKVLSIIEEITGTKIQKKFSPPRQGDIRYSLASIQKAKSELGYSPQTGLHEGLKKTIDWFEMSLR
- a CDS encoding aspartyl-tRNA amidotransferase subunit B, with the translated sequence MKITQQITGEIKNAMLSKDKDRLDALRAIKTALTLEMTNKGAGAQLSDDEEIKILQKLVKQRKESAEIYRSQGREDLAETEIKQAQIIEEFLPAQLDDNQIKSELQKIIEEIGATSAKDFGKVMGVATKKLAGRAEGKKISEILKTLLS